Proteins encoded in a region of the Anopheles aquasalis chromosome 2, idAnoAquaMG_Q_19, whole genome shotgun sequence genome:
- the LOC126569373 gene encoding cytochrome P450 4C1-like → MSELTKMFHGALIFVAFAVLLNWMMKRWRLGQIYDKIPGPKAYPLVGTMYTFFGKKPHEIFYVIDQRTRTYPDLHRVWTGLVPEVRISKAEYVEQVISSSKHIEKSTMYSFLHDWLGEGLLTSKGERWFQHRKLITPTFHFNILDSFCDVFEENAQEMVQHLEPHANTGTPVNVYPFIASAALDIICETAMGVKVNAQSGGEENVYVNAVYELSRLFLERLVRPWLHVNFIWNRSRFAKRYAHALSTVHGYTRQVIRDRKAALAQRSDGKPDEPPSPDGDSFGRSKKRLAFLDLLLQGNQAHNLLTDEDVREEVDTFMFEGHDTTTAGISWVLFLLALHPDVQDRVYEEIESVLGKDPSRPATMHDLNELRLLERCIKEALRLYPSVSFFGRTLSDDIELAGHHIPSGTIVGIHAYHVHRDERFFPDAETFDPDRFLPENSEQRHPYAYIPFSAGPRNCIGQKFALLEEKSVVSRVLRSFRLRSGRTRQQQTIMHELITRPRDGILLYLESRK, encoded by the exons ATGTCGGAGCTCACCAAGATGTTCCACGGAGCGCTCATTTTTGTGGCGTTTGCCGTGCTGCTGAACTGGATGATGAAGCGTTGGCGGCTCGGTCAGATCTACGACAAAATCCCGGGCCCGAAGGCGTACCCGCTAGTCGGTACGATGTATACGTTCTTCGGGAAGAAACCGCACG AGATTTTCTACGTGATTGATCAGCGGACCCGAACCTATCCGGATCTGCACCGCGTCTGGACCGGGCTGGTGCCGGAAGTGCGGATCAGCAAGGCCGAGTACGTGGAGCAGGTCATCAGCTCGAGCAAGCACATCGAAAAGTCCACCATGTACAGCTTTCTGCACGACTGGCTCGGCGAAGGACTGCTCACCTCCAAAG GTGAACGATGGTTCCAGCACCGTAAGCTCATCACACCGACCTTCCACTTCAACATCCTGGACAGCTTCTGCGATGTGTTCGAGGAGAATGCGCAAGAAATGGTACAGCACCTGGAACCGCACGCCAACACCGGGACACCGGTCAACGTGTACCCGTTCATCGCAAGCGCTGCCCTCGACATCATTTGCG AGACCGCCATGGGCGTTAAGGTGAATGCGCAGAGTGGTGGCGAGGAGAACGTCTACGTTAATGCCGTGTACGA ACTAAGCCGGTTGTTCCTCGAGCGACTTGTCCGGCCCTGGCTGCACGTGAACTTCATCTGGAACCGGTCCCGCTTCGCCAAGCGATACGCGCACGCACTGAGCACCGTTCACGGTTATACCAGGCAG GTCATCCGGGACCGGAAGGCGGCCCTGGCACAGCGCAGCGACGGCAAACCCGACGAACCGCCATCACCCGATGGTGACTCGTTTGGCCGGTCGAAGAAACGGTTGGCATttctcgatctgctgctgcagggcaaTCAGGCGCACAATCTGCTGACCGATGAGGACGTGCGGGAGGAGGTGGACACCTTCATGTTTGAG GGCCACGATACGACGACGGCCGGTATCAGCTGGGTGCTGTTTCTGCTCGCGCTCCATCCGGACGTGCAGGATCGAGTGTACGAGGAGATTGAATCGGTGCTCGGCAAGGACCCGAGCCGGCCGGCCACAATGCACGATCTGAACGAGCTCCGGTTGCTGGAGCGCTGTATCAAGGAAGCATTGCGTCTGTACCCCTCGGTGTCCTTCTTCGGCCGAACGCTCAGCGACGACATCGAACTGGCGGGCCATCACATCCCGTCCGGGACCATCGTCGGCATACACGCCTATCATGTGCATCGGGATGAAAG GTTCTTCCCGGACGCCGAAACCTTCGATCCGGACCGGTTTCTGCCGGAAAACAGCGAACAGCGCCACCCGTACGCGTACATTCCGTTCAGTGCAGGGCCGCGGAACTGCATCGGTCAGAAGTTTGCGCTGCTCGAGGAGAAGAGCGTGGTGTCGCGGGTGTTGCGCAGCTTCCGGCTGCGATCGGGTCGGACGCGCCAACAGCAAACCATCATGCACGAGCTGATTACCAGACCGCGCGATGGCATCCTGCTCTACCTGGAATCACGCAAATGA